The sequence GTGAAGATAGCCTTTTTTACTTTGATAGGGTTAACCTTACTCTCTATGACTTCTTTTATGACCAGCTATATCTTTTACAAGAAAGCAAGCCAGAAAAAAGAGCTTTCAAAACGGCTTGTAATCGAGATTGACTTTTTAAGCCGGAATTTGGACGAAAGCGAACTCGCAAAGAAGGAGTTAGAGGAAAAATTTATGGAGATAGAGGGAAAACTTATAGAGATGCAAGAGCTCTTGGCCAAGAAGGGAATAAAAAGGGAATTATCAGTCGGCGGTAGCTATATAGCGGCTGATGGGTTGAATTTGTCCTACGTCGATTTTATAGACGATGATATTGACGATTTATTTGACGTGATGGCAAATTTCCCGGTGGGCGAACCCTTGTCTGGAGAGGTCAACTCTACTTACGGCTATCGAAAAGACCCATTTAACCATAGGTTGGCTTTTCATTCAGGTATCGATATAGAAGCCAAGCCTGGACAAGCCGTAATTACCACTGCGGATGGGGTGGTGGGCCATGCCGACTGGAAAAAGGGCTACGGGAAAACGGTTATTGTTAAGCATAAAGATGGGTATGAAACGCTCTATGGGCATCTATCGGAGATAGAGGTAAAGAAAGGACAAGAGGTTAAATCCGGGGATATAATTGGTTATGCCGGCTCTACTGGGAGGTCTACAGGTACACATGTACACTACGAGGTGATAAGAAACGGCAAAAATTTAAACCCGGAGAAATATTTGTCCTTGAGGTAGCAGAAAATGTTTGGAAAGGATAAGAACATGAAAAATGCCACTACCAAATCAAACGAGATTACTACCTTGATAGGCGAAGGCTGCTTATTCGAGGGAGATATCACCTCTCCTTCATCCACCAGGGTGGACGGGAATGTAGTAGGAAACATCAAGGGAAAAGGAAGTCTTATTATCGGGGATAAGGGGGTGGTTTCGGGCGAGGTCAGGGCGAGCGAGGTCATAGTGTATGGGAAAGTAGAGGGTAACGTCGAGTCGGAGAGAATGGAGATTAAAAAAGGCGGAAGCGTTTACGGGGATGTATCTACTAAATCCCTGATTATAGAAGACGGCGGAACTTACAACGGAAAGTGTGCTATGGAGGCGTCTTCGAAAATCAGGTTAGGGGCCAATTCTAAGGCCGAGCTGGAATCTACCCAGGCAAACTAAATAAAGCTTAAGCCCTTTATTGTCACAAAAAAGGCGTCAGAATTAACCCAAGCCCAAATATTCCTAGGACGGCCTAAAAGCCGAGTTTACAGAATCTATCGAAAGGGTGTTTAGTCAATTACAGTTATAATAAAAAAATAAGTGGGAATGTCCCCGCTCCGGGGAACATTCCCACCATCTTAAAGGAGGATGGAGGATGATTTATAAGTGCTAAATTTAACTTTTAATATAAAAATAAAGTATTCTACTTAAATTGTCAAGAGGAATTTTTTATATTCGAAAAATTCTTTCAAGTTTAGGTTTGATGAGAGTGATTATCTTCTAAAAATTTTAATAGTCAGACCGGCCGAGTCAAATCGCCAGTTTTTAGGTATCTTAAACCTGCATCTTTTTGCTATTAGGCCAGCTTGAAGCTTGAACCTTCCGTGATATAATCTCCACTACTAGTACTTAATGTATTTCACCCCAAGATTTTAAAATTTTAAGCTATGTACTAAACAGGCGAAATTCGGCGGCGTAGCTCAGAGGTAGAGCAGGGCTCTCATAAGGCCTTTGTCGGGGGTTCGATTCCCTCCGCCGCCATTCTTATTTGCAGATATCTTAAACAAGATATTTTAAAGAAATTTAAAGCAGTATTGCAATAACTACTAGAAACTGACCTTAAGCGTGTAATAATAGCAGAAGAAAAAATTTATTGACGAAATTGCCTGTTTGTAATACAATCCACATTCAAAACTGTAAGGAGGGTTATCTATGCCTAAAACATCTCTTGTGAAAGCATCTGTAAAGGCCTCCTCTAGGAAAGTTTCTGCTAGAACAATAAGTGTAGTAACCCCTAAAATGTTGAATTCAATCACAAGAAAACTTATTAGTTTAACAATCCAAATTGACAAATCTAGAGCTAAGCAGGCCGCTAATCATTCCAAGCAAGATGAATAATCATTCAGTTTGATATTTTATCGAATCGAAGTCTGATATTTGAGTTCTAGGTCATTCAATCCAAGCGGAATTTAATTGATCATGGTGAAGGGCATTTGTTAGATGTGCTCAACATTG comes from Thermodesulfobacteriota bacterium and encodes:
- a CDS encoding polymer-forming cytoskeletal protein gives rise to the protein MFGKDKNMKNATTKSNEITTLIGEGCLFEGDITSPSSTRVDGNVVGNIKGKGSLIIGDKGVVSGEVRASEVIVYGKVEGNVESERMEIKKGGSVYGDVSTKSLIIEDGGTYNGKCAMEASSKIRLGANSKAELESTQAN
- a CDS encoding M23 family metallopeptidase produces the protein MEKERMTILMVTPNRKDVRSITVRLFQVKIAFFTLIGLTLLSMTSFMTSYIFYKKASQKKELSKRLVIEIDFLSRNLDESELAKKELEEKFMEIEGKLIEMQELLAKKGIKRELSVGGSYIAADGLNLSYVDFIDDDIDDLFDVMANFPVGEPLSGEVNSTYGYRKDPFNHRLAFHSGIDIEAKPGQAVITTADGVVGHADWKKGYGKTVIVKHKDGYETLYGHLSEIEVKKGQEVKSGDIIGYAGSTGRSTGTHVHYEVIRNGKNLNPEKYLSLR